In Phalacrocorax aristotelis chromosome 6, bGulAri2.1, whole genome shotgun sequence, one DNA window encodes the following:
- the THOC7 gene encoding THO complex subunit 7: MGAVTDDEVIRKRLLIDGDGAGDDRRINLLVKSFIKWCNSGSQEEGYSQYQRMLSTLSQCEFSMGKTLLVYDMNLREMENYEKIYKDIENSITAAHEKISECKKQILQAKRIRKNRQEYDALAKVIQHHPDRHETLKQLEALGKELQHLSHIKENVEDKLELRRKQFHVLLSTIHELQQTLENDEKLSEAEESQETQMETETKQ, from the exons ATGGGGGCCGTGACCGACG ATGAAGTTATCCGCAAGCGACTTCTGATCGATGGCGATGGTGCTGGCGACGACAGGAGGATCAATTTGTTGGTGAAGAGTTTCATTAAGTGGTGTAATTCCGGATCTCAAGAGGAAgg TTACAGCCAGTACCAACGAATGCTGAGTACTTTATCACAGTGTGAATTTTCAATGGGAAAGACTCTTCTGGTGTATGATATGAACctgagagaaatggaaaattatgaaaaaatctATAAGGATATAG aaaatagtaTAACTGCAGCACATGAGAAGATTTCTGAATGCAAAAAACAAATCCTGCAAGCAAAAAGGATTCGAAAAAATCGCCAGG aatatgATGCATTGGCCAAAGTCATACAACACCATCCAGACAGACATGAAACACTGAA GCAGCTAGAAGCTTTGGGAAAAGAACTTCAACATCTTTCtcacattaaagaaaatgttgaagaTAAG TTGGAGCTGAGAAGAAAGCAGTTTCATGTTCTGCTGAGCACCATCCATGAGCTTCAGCAAACCCTGGAAA ATGATGAAAAACTTTCAGAAGCCGAAGAATCTCAAGAAACTCAGATGGAAACAGAGACCAAACAGTAG